Proteins co-encoded in one Waddlia chondrophila WSU 86-1044 genomic window:
- the mutS gene encoding DNA mismatch repair protein MutS, with protein MTSEAKITPMMAQWHACKKKAGTALLFFRMGDFYEAFYDDAIVLAKELELTLTTRQEIPMAGVPHHTCDTYIDRLVAKGFRIAVAEQTSDPKTSKGLVERDVTRIVTPGTLVNSSLLSENANNYFASVTQVGSVLGLAFLDLTTADFRVVEFESEQELQGELYRLQPSELLTSKKFSDKHALLIADLQHSLNLLINTEDDWRFEHQITTEFLISHLKVHTLDGFGLKGMAAGINASGALLHYLRDTLNLSIDHINTISTYSTNEYMTLDRMTQTNLELTRSLQDGTRKHTLLSILDQTCTPMGGRLILQWLKRPLLCMKTIQARQDAVQSFIERDWTHDQLKASLEDVRDIERLMMKVSANYASPKDIAALRHSIEPLGKIKSLLREPAAASSLIQTHEKQLNPLPELISLIANALVDEPPQKLSDGNIFRKGFHQELDEIREISANSKSWLNNYQNKLREELDIKNLKVGFNRMFGYYIEVSKGQAGKVPESFERRQTLVNAERFITKDLKEYEQKVLTAEEKISSIEQELFQQLRTEVTRYADIVIKTAQSLAIIDCLQALAEAARLHGYQRPEIDQSQRLEITEGRHPVIEAVNMNEKFVPNDTLLDDENNRLLLITGPNMAGKSTYIRQVALITIMAQIGSFVPAKTAHIGLVDKVFTRIGASDDLSRGQSTFMVEMTETANILNNATDRSLVILDEIGRGTSTYDGISIAWSVAEFLLTEEGSTARTLFATHYCELTKLEEKIPGAVNYNVAVHESEDSIIFLRKIVKGGTDKSYGIHVARLAGLPLPVIERAKEILIHLEENANRKSTFEPSKPKRKAKARPNANEYQLTFFGAS; from the coding sequence ATGACAAGCGAAGCAAAAATAACTCCGATGATGGCGCAATGGCACGCCTGCAAGAAAAAAGCAGGAACTGCTCTTCTTTTTTTCCGCATGGGCGATTTTTATGAAGCTTTCTACGATGACGCCATTGTCCTTGCAAAAGAGTTGGAGCTCACGTTGACAACTAGGCAAGAGATCCCTATGGCCGGAGTTCCCCACCATACCTGCGATACCTATATCGACCGCCTAGTGGCCAAAGGGTTTCGCATTGCTGTCGCCGAGCAAACGAGCGATCCTAAAACCTCTAAAGGGCTTGTCGAACGCGACGTCACCCGCATTGTCACGCCAGGAACATTGGTCAACTCCTCACTGCTCTCCGAAAACGCTAACAACTATTTCGCATCTGTAACCCAAGTGGGGTCTGTTCTGGGACTTGCGTTTCTCGATTTAACCACTGCCGATTTCCGAGTCGTCGAATTCGAGTCGGAACAAGAATTGCAGGGCGAACTTTACCGCCTGCAACCCTCAGAACTTCTGACCTCCAAAAAATTCTCCGATAAACACGCTCTTCTAATCGCCGATTTACAGCATTCCCTAAATCTTCTGATTAATACTGAAGATGACTGGCGGTTTGAACACCAAATCACGACAGAGTTTCTCATTTCCCATTTAAAAGTGCACACACTTGACGGCTTCGGACTCAAAGGAATGGCTGCCGGCATCAACGCGTCAGGAGCTCTTCTTCACTACCTGAGAGATACGCTCAACTTATCTATTGACCATATCAACACAATCAGCACCTATTCGACAAATGAGTACATGACCCTAGACCGCATGACGCAAACAAATTTAGAACTTACCCGATCGCTGCAAGACGGCACACGCAAGCACACGCTTCTAAGCATTCTGGATCAAACCTGCACTCCTATGGGAGGAAGGCTAATCCTACAGTGGTTGAAACGTCCGCTTCTTTGCATGAAAACGATTCAAGCTAGACAAGATGCCGTTCAGTCATTCATCGAACGGGACTGGACACACGATCAACTAAAGGCATCTCTGGAAGATGTTAGAGATATCGAACGCCTGATGATGAAAGTCAGCGCTAACTACGCCTCTCCAAAAGATATTGCCGCCTTGCGCCATTCAATTGAACCTTTAGGGAAAATCAAGTCTCTTCTTCGCGAACCTGCTGCTGCTTCCTCGCTCATTCAAACGCACGAAAAACAACTTAACCCTCTGCCCGAGCTTATCTCTCTTATTGCAAACGCCTTAGTTGACGAGCCTCCGCAAAAGCTTTCAGACGGCAATATTTTTCGCAAAGGTTTTCATCAGGAGCTAGACGAAATCAGGGAGATCAGCGCAAACAGCAAGTCGTGGCTGAACAATTATCAGAATAAACTAAGGGAAGAACTGGATATCAAAAATCTCAAAGTGGGCTTCAACCGCATGTTTGGCTACTATATAGAAGTCAGCAAAGGACAAGCAGGAAAGGTTCCTGAAAGCTTTGAAAGACGGCAAACACTAGTCAATGCAGAGCGCTTCATCACAAAAGATCTCAAAGAGTACGAACAGAAGGTGTTGACGGCCGAAGAGAAGATCTCTTCCATCGAACAAGAGTTATTCCAACAGCTCAGGACAGAAGTGACAAGATACGCAGACATTGTGATCAAAACAGCGCAAAGCCTGGCCATCATCGACTGTCTGCAGGCGCTAGCGGAAGCTGCACGGCTGCATGGCTATCAACGCCCGGAGATCGACCAATCGCAAAGGTTGGAAATTACAGAAGGGAGACACCCTGTCATCGAAGCTGTCAACATGAACGAAAAATTTGTTCCAAACGATACACTGTTAGATGATGAAAACAATCGGCTGCTTCTGATTACCGGTCCCAACATGGCAGGCAAATCCACCTATATCCGACAAGTTGCCTTGATTACCATCATGGCGCAAATCGGCTCCTTTGTTCCTGCAAAAACAGCACATATCGGCCTTGTCGACAAGGTGTTTACAAGGATCGGCGCCAGCGACGATTTATCGCGCGGACAATCGACATTCATGGTCGAAATGACCGAAACGGCAAATATTCTCAACAATGCAACCGACCGTTCTTTGGTCATCTTGGATGAGATCGGAAGAGGAACGAGCACCTACGACGGCATTTCCATTGCTTGGTCTGTCGCCGAATTCCTCCTTACAGAAGAAGGATCTACAGCTCGCACACTCTTTGCTACCCATTATTGCGAGCTCACTAAACTTGAGGAAAAAATTCCTGGAGCAGTCAATTACAACGTTGCCGTACATGAAAGCGAAGACTCTATTATTTTCTTAAGAAAAATTGTCAAAGGGGGAACTGACAAAAGCTACGGCATCCACGTTGCCCGCCTTGCCGGCCTTCCTTTGCCTGTGATCGAGAGGGCAAAAGAGATTCTTATCCATTTAGAAGAGAATGCAAACCGCAAAAGCACCTTTGAACCCTCCAAGCCAAAGCGAAAGGCAAAAGCTCGTCCGAATGCCAACGAATATCAGTTAACATTTTTTGGTGCATCATGA
- a CDS encoding YkgJ family cysteine cluster protein encodes MEKKHPLWNKPADIVALAEKPEQPPLPKGGIPKQWVPAWIRWPIRVLFLPFVLLDLFMQKIAGYFFKTPYKQEGKCYQRGNCCFYIIIPAPDSFLTKIYYFWNTQINGFYPRHPQPVEVEGEKVMVMGCRYLRKNGTCGHYRLRPTVCRQWPFIEYFGVPRILKGCGYHAVPRDKNFDPYPEETNSTKNKLNIIK; translated from the coding sequence ATGGAAAAAAAACATCCTTTATGGAACAAGCCTGCAGATATTGTCGCACTGGCCGAAAAACCAGAGCAGCCTCCGCTCCCAAAAGGGGGCATTCCCAAACAATGGGTACCAGCTTGGATACGCTGGCCGATCCGCGTCCTGTTCCTTCCCTTTGTTCTGCTCGACCTGTTCATGCAAAAAATTGCGGGCTATTTTTTCAAAACTCCCTATAAGCAGGAGGGAAAATGCTATCAAAGAGGAAATTGCTGCTTTTATATCATCATTCCTGCACCTGATAGTTTTTTGACAAAAATCTACTATTTTTGGAATACGCAAATTAACGGATTCTATCCTCGCCATCCGCAGCCGGTGGAAGTCGAAGGAGAAAAAGTGATGGTAATGGGCTGCCGCTATCTGCGGAAAAATGGAACTTGCGGGCACTACCGGCTGCGGCCGACAGTTTGCCGGCAATGGCCGTTTATCGAGTATTTCGGAGTTCCCCGAATCCTCAAAGGATGCGGCTATCACGCCGTTCCCAGGGACAAAAATTTCGATCCTTACCCGGAAGAGACCAATTCAACAAAGAACAAGTTGAACATTATCAAGTAG